A window of Nonomuraea angiospora genomic DNA:
GCGCAGCGAGCGCCGGCGCAGCTCGACCTTCGACCGGCTGGTGAAGAGGGGACCGATGATGACGGGGACGTCCCGGTCGGCCAGGGTGTCGGCCAGCAGGTGGCCGTCGGTGCCGTGGTTGATGATCAGGCGGTAGCCGAACTCGTCCGCCAGCCTGAGCGCGGTGGAGATGTCGTCGGCCCGGTGCGTGTGCTGGCACCAGGGCAGCTCGCCGTCCAGCACCCGGACCAGGATCTCCAGCGTGCCGTCCCGGTCGAACGGCTTGCCCTCGTCGGCGGCGGCCGCCCGCTTGGCCTTGTAATCCTGCGCCTTCATGAACGCGTCCCGGATCACGGCGGCCACGCCCTGCCGGGTTGACGGCAGCTTCTTCTGGTCGCCGTACACGCGCTTGGGGTTCTCGCCGAGCGCGCTCTTGACGCTGGCCGGCTCCTTGACCAGCATCTCGTCCACCGACCTGCCCCAGCACTTGATCGCGACCGTCTGGCCGCCGATCGGGTTGCCGGAGCCGGGCTTGATCACCGCGGTCGTCACGCCGCCGGACAGCGCGTCGGCGAAGGCCAGGTCGGCGGGGTTGATGGCGTCGAGGGCGCGCAGGCGGGCGCCGTTCGGGTCGGTCATCTCGTTGGTGTCCTGGCCGGCCCAGC
This region includes:
- a CDS encoding amidohydrolase, producing MNFAITSGYVVPIDGDPIDGGTVLVQDGKIAAVGRDVAVPEGTPVVDAAGGWVLPGFVEAHGHLGVYEEAEGWAGQDTNEMTDPNGARLRALDAINPADLAFADALSGGVTTAVIKPGSGNPIGGQTVAIKCWGRSVDEMLVKEPASVKSALGENPKRVYGDQKKLPSTRQGVAAVIRDAFMKAQDYKAKRAAAADEGKPFDRDGTLEILVRVLDGELPWCQHTHRADDISTALRLADEFGYRLIINHGTDGHLLADTLADRDVPVIIGPLFTSRSKVELRRRSLRNPGILARAGVRLAITTDHPVVPIHFLVHQATLAVKEGLDPAEALRSITLNPARIMGIDDRVGALRPGLDADVVIWSGDPLDVMSRALRVFVSGREVYTYADGEAVVADPYYRESSDR